A genomic stretch from Chloroflexota bacterium includes:
- a CDS encoding peptide ABC transporter substrate-binding protein gives MRRLTSRGRLPRLVAGFAAILLAFTSSLPAHPASAAGPALRYVGGEPATLDPAFIGSAGDVQFLLQLYAGLTRLDEDGKPYASLAESWSMSDDGRTYTFRMRSGLTFSDGSPLDATDVRRSWLRILDPATGSSAPDVLSVIEGAVERLAGGSEDGVAVEASDARTLTVRLKHAAAYFTAIAATPTAFVVPRTATGTDDSWQSIDNSIGSGPYVARGTDGADLVLRANDRYVAGPPPITEIRWVTDLTGDSATAFADDEVDLASVGSFDAGWLAYDRDLGPLLHRSAALGIQYFGFDTTRPPFDDARVRRAFALALDRPRLVTNAEGSSGTPASSVVPPALWPDGLEDDHVTDLDEARRLLDAAGYEDRTRLGTITVNGSGLGVGPAVAIWEQELGVQFAVETMEFNDYLKALVVDATQVFTINWIADYPSPYALYSLLLLPDATSNYGHWDDAEFVRLLEAASGAESEADQAIAYRAVDDRVDSEVPVIPWAYGAGWWLVRPGLRGLGNLTTGLLDLGRVSWEP, from the coding sequence ATGCGCCGCCTGACCTCGCGGGGCCGGCTGCCGCGCCTTGTCGCAGGCTTCGCAGCCATCCTCCTGGCCTTCACTTCGTCGCTGCCGGCGCATCCCGCCTCCGCAGCCGGTCCGGCATTGCGCTATGTCGGTGGCGAGCCCGCCACGCTCGATCCAGCCTTCATCGGCAGCGCCGGCGATGTGCAGTTTCTGCTTCAGCTGTACGCCGGCCTGACACGCCTCGACGAGGACGGCAAGCCATACGCCTCGCTCGCCGAATCGTGGTCGATGAGCGACGACGGTCGCACGTACACGTTCCGCATGCGATCCGGGCTGACCTTCAGCGATGGCAGTCCGCTCGATGCCACCGACGTGCGTCGCTCCTGGCTCCGGATCCTGGACCCCGCCACGGGGTCGAGTGCGCCGGACGTGCTCAGCGTCATCGAGGGTGCTGTCGAGCGACTTGCCGGCGGCTCGGAGGATGGCGTGGCCGTCGAAGCATCCGACGCACGGACGCTGACCGTCCGGCTCAAGCACGCCGCCGCCTACTTCACCGCGATTGCAGCGACTCCCACGGCGTTCGTCGTCCCACGCACAGCGACCGGGACCGACGACAGCTGGCAGTCGATCGACAACTCCATCGGCTCCGGGCCGTACGTCGCCCGCGGGACCGATGGCGCCGATCTGGTCCTGCGGGCCAACGATCGGTACGTCGCCGGCCCACCGCCGATCACCGAGATCCGCTGGGTTACCGATCTGACCGGGGACTCAGCCACCGCCTTTGCTGACGATGAGGTCGATCTGGCCAGCGTCGGGTCGTTCGATGCGGGATGGCTCGCCTACGACCGCGATCTCGGGCCGTTGCTGCACCGCTCGGCGGCGCTCGGCATCCAGTATTTCGGCTTTGACACCACCCGGCCTCCGTTCGACGACGCGAGGGTGCGCCGAGCGTTCGCCCTCGCCCTGGATCGGCCGCGCCTGGTGACAAACGCCGAGGGGAGCAGCGGCACGCCGGCCTCGAGCGTGGTGCCGCCGGCGCTGTGGCCGGACGGGCTCGAGGACGACCACGTGACCGATCTCGACGAGGCGCGCCGCCTCCTCGATGCGGCTGGATACGAGGATCGGACCCGCCTCGGCACGATCACGGTGAACGGCTCCGGCCTGGGTGTCGGACCGGCCGTGGCGATCTGGGAGCAGGAGCTGGGCGTGCAGTTCGCGGTTGAGACGATGGAGTTCAACGACTACCTGAAGGCGTTGGTCGTCGATGCAACGCAGGTCTTCACCATCAACTGGATCGCCGACTATCCGTCCCCGTACGCGCTCTACAGCCTCCTCCTGCTGCCCGATGCAACGAGCAACTACGGCCACTGGGACGATGCCGAATTCGTGCGGCTGCTGGAGGCGGCATCCGGCGCCGAGAGCGAGGCAGACCAGGCGATCGCCTACCGCGCGGTCGACGACCGGGTCGACAGCGAGGTACCCGTCATTCCATGGGCCTATGGCGCCGGCTGGTGGCTGGTGCGGCCGGGCCTGCGCGGGCTGGGCAACCTGACCACTGGCCTCCTCGACCTTGGGAGGGTGTCGTGGGAGCCGTAA